Proteins from a genomic interval of Acomys russatus chromosome 19, mAcoRus1.1, whole genome shotgun sequence:
- the LOC127203739 gene encoding zinc finger protein 235-like, translating into MTKSQEAVTFMDVAVVFSEEELGLLDAAQRKLYHDVMTDTFNNLLSVGSQSPDKMETLHKTGFRSVSLRRPPCWQMTRHAVIRLARTREAEINTQGKGPHFLEQCHPSSHTGAEETPQASEGDGCPESRTRDPSSNTESREFLSGRAQSSRSKTHLGKRQNHQKQCPQPPVTSKPHLLAPGVDVLTCMSQNNNNVLHKRDKAQSRGDCGKVIFSTSPLTGHRVGTERKASQCSQGQETVTDSRGLERHQRVSLGKESPVPSTHRDTRRSSSVPTHPGKKRYWCQDCGKGFSYRSTFQAHRRVHTGEKSFWCDSCGKGFSRSSNLKIHRRVHTGEKPYECEVCGKGFRACQYLQVHRRTHTGEKPYKCGGCGKGFSCYSGLYNHQRVHTAEKPHKCDQCGRRFSTNFNLTHHQWVHTGERPHKCGECGKGFTAVTSLRKHQRVHTAKKPFCCSVCGKCFSWSLSFQKHQSMHAGEKSYRCDVCGKGFTWSVNLHNHQRVHAGQKPFTCKECGKGFADDKTLQTHQKGHAGEKPFKCTACPKQFIQAAQLLSHQRVHTGEKPYKCDTCGKAFGWRYSLQVHLIVHTGEKPYKCEECGKEFRWSSTLTTHKRIHTGERPYTCQRCGKGFRQASSYHAHQSTHTGEKPFVCSICYKGFVQKSCLVNHQRLHTAGNC; encoded by the coding sequence gAAGCCAGAGTCCAGACAAGATGGAGACTCTTCACAAAACAGGATTTAGGTCAGTTTCGCTGCGGCGGCCTCCATGCTGGCAAATGACAAGACATGCCGTCATCAGACTGGCCAGAACTCgagaagctgaaataaacactcAAGGAAAGGGTCCTCACTTCCTGGAGCAGTGCCATCCCTCCTCCCACACGGGAGCAGAAGAGACTCCCCAGGCCTCTGAGGGTGATGGCTGTCCTGAGAGTCGCACAAGAGACCCTTCCAGCAATACTGAAAGTCGGGAATTTCTCTCTGGGAGAGCTCAGAGTTCTCGGAGTAAAACGCATCTTGGCAAGAGACAGAACCATCAGAAACAGTGTCCGCAGCCTCCAGTGACAAGCAAGCCACATTTGTTGGCTCCGGGTGTTGACGTTCTGACTTGCATgtcccaaaataataataatgtgctaCATAAAAGAGACAAAGCCCAAAGCAGAGGTGACTGTGGTAAAGTCATCTTTTCCACCTCACCCCTCACCGGACATCGTGTGGGCACAGAAAGGAAGGCCTCCCAGTGCAGCCAGGGCCAGGAAACTGTAACCGACAGCCGCGGTCTGGAACGCCATCAGCGGGTCAGCTTAGGAAAGGAGTCCCCTGTACCTAGCACACACAGGGACACTAGGCGTAGCTCCAGTGTCCCCACTCATCCAGGAAAAAAGCGCTACTGGTGTCAGGACTGTGGCAAGGGTTTCTCTTACAGATCAACCTTCCAGGCTCACCGGAGAGTGCACACGGGGGAGAAGTCCTTCTGGTGTGACAGCTGCGGGAAAGGCTTCAGCCGCAGCTCCAACCTCAAAATCCACCGCCGAGTGCACACCGGAGAGAAGCCTTACGAGTGTGAGGTGTGTGGGAAGGGCTTCAGAGCATGCCAATACCTCCAGGTCCACCGGAGAACCCACACGGGGGAGAAGCCGTACAAGTGCGGAGGCTGCGGCAAAGGCTTCAGCTGTTACTCGGGGCTTTACAACCACCAGAGAGTCCACACTGCGGAGAAACCACACAAGTGTGACCAGTGTGGAAGGCGCTTCAGCACAAATTTCAACCTCACCCACCACCAGTGGGTGCACACAGGAGAGAGGCCACATAAATGCGGAGAGTGTGGGAAGGGTTTCACCGCAGTCACAAGTCTGCGAAAGCACCAGAGGGTCCACACAGCAAAGAAGCCATTTTGCTGCAGTGTCTGTGGGAAATGCTTCAGTTGGAGCTTAAGTTTTCAAAAGCACCAGAGCATGCACGCTGGGGAAAAGTCGTACAGGTGCGACGTGTGTGGGAAAGGCTTCACCTGGAGCGTGAATCTTCACAATCACCAGAGAGTCCACGCTGGACAGAAACCCTTCACATGCAAGGAGTGCGGGAAAGGCTTCGCGGACGACAAAACTCTGCAGACTCATCAGAAAGGCCACGCGGGAGAGAAGCCGTTCAAATGCACAGCATGCCCAAAGCAGTTCATTCAGGCCGCACAACTCCTGTCCCACCAGAGGGTGCACACGGGGGAGAAGCCCTACAAGTGTGACacgtgtgggaaagcctttggaTGGAGGTACAGTCTCCAAGTCCATCTGATAgttcacactggggagaagccctacaagtgtgaggagtgtgggaagGAGTTCAGGTGGAGCTCGACACTTACTACTCACAAGAGAATCCACACGGGAGAGAGACCCTACACGTGTCAGCGGTGTGGGAAGGGCTTCCGTCAGGCCTCGTCCTACCATGCACACCAGAGCAcccacaccggggagaagccctTCGTCTGCAGCATCTGCTACAAGGGCTTTGTACAAAAATCGTGTCTTGTCAACCACCAGAGGCTCCACACGGCAGGGAATTGCTAG